In Cucurbita pepo subsp. pepo cultivar mu-cu-16 chromosome LG04, ASM280686v2, whole genome shotgun sequence, the following are encoded in one genomic region:
- the LOC111792773 gene encoding transcription termination factor MTEF1, chloroplastic produces the protein MAVGALSRPFTTISSLSHSDTPTSRPPPPPPPPFLNFRTAHYHNLRYLKSLRLLDSHSTKLRSPDAVHSILATVHFLKSKGFSDSDFPTLAFLCPQLFSPDFEPTDIAPVFDFLAADLSASIQESRGMILRCPKLLFSDVELCLRPTLRFLKQIGIENLNTPSNLKSHLLNTRVEKLRGKFRFLQELGFSHEEAAKVCRRMPALFGYSVEENLRPKYEYLVNEMERDVEELKEFPQYFAFSLERRIAPRHLHLKQRNLRIPLHRMLLWSDQKFYTKWK, from the coding sequence ATGGCGGTTGGAGCTCTCTCTCGCCCATTCACCACCATCTCTTCCCTCTCTCATTCCGACACTCCCACCTCTagacctcctcctcctcctcctcctccattcCTCAACTTCCGCACTGCACATTACCACAACCTCCGTTACCTCAAATCCCTCCGCCTCCTCGATTCCCATAGTACAAAGCTCCGATCTCCCGATGCCGTCCATAGTATCCTCGCCACCGTCCATTTCCTCAAGTCCAAGGGCTTCTCCGACTCCGACTTCCCCACACTCGCCTTCCTCTGCCCCCAACTCTTCTCTCCCGACTTTGAACCCACCGACATTGCTCCTGTCTTCGACTTCTTGGCTGCCGATCTATCTGCTTCCATCCAAGAATCACGTGGCATGATCCTCCGCTGCCCTAAGCTTCTCTTCTCCGACGTCGAGTTGTGTCTCCGGCCAACGCTCAGATTCCTGAAGCAAATAGGGATCGAGAATCTGAACACGCCCAGCAATCTGAAATCGCACCTGTTGAATACTCGGGTGGAGAAGCTGAGAGGCAAATTCAGATTCTTGCAGGAGTTGGGATTCTCGCACGAGGAGGCAGCAAAGGTATGCAGGAGAATGCCAGCGCTATTCGGGTACAGTGTAGAGGAGAATTTGAGGCCAAAGTATGAGTATTTGGTGAATGAAATGGAGAGAGATGTGGAGGAACTGAAAGAGTTCCCGCAGTACTTTGCATTCAGTTTGGAGAGACGAATAGCGCCAAGGCATTTGCATCTCAAACAAAGGAACCTTAGAATTCCACTCCACAGAATGCTCTTGTGGAGTGACCAAAAATTTTACACCAAATGGAAATGA